The Anaerolineae bacterium genome contains a region encoding:
- a CDS encoding thioredoxin domain-containing protein codes for ALATAKARLREARASRPRPETTSQALTAWNALALHALAEAGFHLARPDYLAAARRNARFLRDHLWDGATLHHIWQQGQAKGPGYLADYAALGLALLALYQATGEVEWFTWAEALAEAIQQRFADPDEPGYFDTAAEHDTPLARLKAPQDSAMPSGNSLTATFYLRLAAFTGRGDLRQRAEALLKPLQAAMARYPTGFGQWLVALDFALGPQQEIAILGDPAAPETQALLAVLRRAYLPRAVWSVAPLPLPPGAPALFHDRRLKEGRPTAYVCQHFACRLPVTTPAALRDQLAAAQSETMEDEDAL; via the coding sequence CGCGCTGGCGACGGCTAAGGCACGGCTACGCGAAGCCCGCGCCTCCCGCCCCCGGCCCGAAACCACCTCCCAGGCCCTCACCGCCTGGAACGCCCTCGCCCTGCACGCCCTGGCCGAGGCCGGCTTCCACCTCGCCCGCCCCGACTATCTCGCAGCCGCCCGGCGCAACGCCCGCTTCCTCCGCGACCACCTCTGGGACGGCGCCACCCTACACCACATCTGGCAGCAGGGGCAAGCCAAAGGGCCCGGTTACCTGGCCGACTACGCCGCCCTGGGCCTGGCGCTGCTGGCCCTCTATCAGGCCACCGGCGAGGTCGAGTGGTTCACCTGGGCCGAGGCCCTGGCCGAGGCCATCCAGCAACGCTTCGCCGACCCGGACGAACCAGGCTACTTCGACACCGCCGCCGAACACGACACGCCTCTCGCCCGACTCAAAGCCCCCCAAGACAGCGCCATGCCCTCCGGCAACAGCCTGACGGCCACCTTCTACCTGCGCCTGGCCGCCTTCACCGGCCGAGGCGACCTGCGCCAGCGGGCCGAGGCCCTGCTCAAGCCGTTGCAAGCCGCCATGGCCCGCTATCCCACCGGGTTCGGCCAGTGGCTGGTGGCCCTGGACTTCGCCTTAGGGCCCCAGCAAGAAATCGCCATCCTGGGCGACCCCGCCGCGCCGGAGACGCAGGCCCTGCTGGCCGTGCTGCGCCGCGCCTATCTGCCCCGCGCCGTGTGGAGCGTGGCCCCGTTACCCCTCCCGCCAGGCGCCCCGGCCCTCTTCCACGACCGACGACTGAAAGAAGGGCGCCCCACGGCCTATGTGTGCCAGCACTTCGCCTGCCGCCTGCCGGTGACCACGCCCGCAGCCCTCCGCGACCAACTGGCCGCGGCGCAATCCGAAACCATGGAGGACGAGGACGCACTATGA